The following are from one region of the Stigmatella ashevillena genome:
- a CDS encoding ABC transporter permease, whose amino-acid sequence MSFRVDVWEGARIALYSLKSNRMRTVLTTVGIGVGVCTLLAIVGIIQGINRSFEEQLSHIGANTLQVSKFPWTMQGDWWEYRNRKDLSADLVEAVRNGSEHVLAAAPIFFQAGEGRFLERKMSSLMLVGTTPEYTTVSSFVVASGRFFSETDMDERAAVAVIGAELVRTLFAGVNPLGHRLMLEGKPYRVVGTLEPKGIILGENQDLVVLVPSRTFLAHFGKRRSPNIAVAVDSPDNVLAVQDQLTSVLRRARNTPPGMPDDFAINRPEQLANIYAQLTGALYGVAVGVGLITLLVGGIGIMNIMLVSVRERTREIGIRRAMGARKRTIVLQFLMEASAVSAVGGTLGTVAGLGLARTVSFITPLAAAVEPLTVVLGVGFAAMVGLLFGIWPAARAANLDPVEALRHE is encoded by the coding sequence GTGAGTTTCCGGGTCGATGTGTGGGAGGGAGCGCGCATCGCGCTGTACTCCCTCAAGTCCAATCGCATGCGCACGGTGCTCACGACGGTGGGCATTGGCGTAGGCGTATGTACGCTGCTGGCCATTGTCGGCATCATCCAGGGCATCAACCGCTCTTTTGAAGAGCAGCTTTCGCACATCGGCGCCAACACCCTCCAGGTGTCCAAGTTCCCGTGGACGATGCAGGGCGACTGGTGGGAGTACCGCAACCGCAAGGACCTGTCCGCGGACCTGGTGGAGGCCGTGCGCAACGGCTCCGAGCACGTGCTGGCGGCCGCGCCGATCTTCTTTCAGGCAGGCGAGGGCCGCTTCCTGGAACGGAAGATGAGCTCGCTGATGCTGGTGGGCACCACGCCCGAGTACACCACCGTGTCCTCCTTCGTCGTCGCCAGCGGACGCTTCTTCTCCGAGACGGACATGGACGAGCGCGCGGCGGTGGCCGTCATCGGCGCGGAGCTGGTGCGCACCCTCTTCGCGGGCGTCAATCCGCTGGGGCATCGCCTCATGCTGGAGGGCAAGCCCTACCGCGTGGTGGGGACGTTGGAGCCCAAGGGCATCATCCTCGGGGAGAACCAGGATCTCGTGGTGCTGGTGCCCTCCCGCACCTTCCTCGCGCACTTCGGCAAGCGGCGCTCCCCCAACATCGCCGTGGCGGTGGACTCGCCGGACAACGTGCTCGCGGTGCAGGACCAGCTCACCTCCGTGCTGCGGCGCGCACGCAACACCCCCCCCGGCATGCCCGATGACTTCGCCATCAACCGCCCCGAGCAGCTCGCCAACATCTATGCCCAGCTCACCGGCGCGCTCTACGGCGTGGCGGTGGGCGTGGGCCTCATCACGCTGCTGGTGGGCGGCATCGGCATCATGAACATCATGCTGGTGTCCGTGAGGGAGCGGACGCGGGAGATTGGCATCCGGCGGGCGATGGGAGCGCGCAAGCGCACCATTGTCTTGCAGTTCCTGATGGAGGCTTCGGCCGTGTCCGCCGTGGGGGGGACGCTGGGCACGGTGGCGGGGCTGGGATTGGCGCGCACGGTCTCGTTCATCACCCCGCTGGCGGCGGCAGTGGAGCCGCTGACGGTGGTGCTCGGCGTGGGCTTCGCGGCGATGGTGGGGTTGCTGTTCGGCATCTGGCCGGCGGCGCGGGCGGCGAATCTGGATCCGGTGGAGGCCCTCCGCCATG
- a CDS encoding ArnT family glycosyltransferase codes for MPLFLMPFSPALHRAIVVLLALLALGLSLRLKRYEGPNLYGVQAQAWLEGRLDVPGPAEDMSLYGGRYYVAFPPFPSVVLLPVVALTGHERVPYRAVALGVSLLTAWAAWRVLRRLDIPPEARPWLVAALLAGTAFWFCVVQSEAVWFFAHVVAVTCSLLALEEALGKGRGGWAGLWVGLAFLSRQLCVYLVPFIALAVWLRHAEAGRRRQVWQAGGALAVVGACAGVYLVLNALRFGHPFNTGYAGMPLEDFLAVRVARYGLFHPAYVPFNFFHMFLEGPHFVFGGARQLAPNGMDGMGTSLTLASPFVFVALAARGERLFRVGAWSVVLLALTHMLFYYNNGWVQTNAQRFTLDFLPVLWVLVALGTRHLEARVWKGLVAWSIGLNVFALALMPVLMRSLHRL; via the coding sequence GTGCCTCTTTTTCTCATGCCCTTCTCGCCCGCGCTGCACAGAGCCATCGTGGTCCTCCTGGCCTTGCTGGCACTCGGATTGAGCCTGCGCCTCAAGCGCTATGAGGGGCCCAACCTCTATGGGGTGCAGGCTCAGGCATGGCTGGAGGGGCGGTTGGACGTTCCAGGCCCGGCGGAGGACATGAGCCTGTACGGGGGCCGCTATTACGTGGCATTTCCGCCCTTTCCCTCCGTGGTGCTGCTGCCCGTGGTGGCACTCACCGGGCACGAGCGGGTGCCATACCGGGCCGTGGCGCTCGGGGTGTCGCTCCTGACGGCTTGGGCTGCGTGGAGGGTGCTGCGGCGCCTGGACATTCCTCCGGAGGCGCGTCCCTGGCTGGTGGCGGCGTTGCTCGCGGGCACCGCGTTCTGGTTCTGCGTCGTCCAGAGCGAGGCCGTCTGGTTCTTCGCACACGTGGTGGCGGTGACGTGTTCGTTGCTCGCGCTGGAGGAAGCGCTGGGCAAGGGGCGGGGAGGGTGGGCAGGGCTGTGGGTGGGGCTGGCCTTCCTGTCACGCCAGCTCTGTGTCTATCTGGTCCCCTTCATCGCCCTGGCGGTGTGGCTGCGCCACGCGGAGGCGGGCCGTCGGCGGCAGGTGTGGCAAGCAGGGGGCGCGCTCGCGGTGGTGGGCGCCTGCGCCGGGGTCTACCTCGTGCTCAATGCCCTGCGCTTTGGCCATCCCTTCAATACGGGCTACGCGGGCATGCCCCTGGAAGACTTCCTGGCGGTACGCGTGGCGCGCTATGGCCTGTTCCACCCCGCGTACGTGCCCTTCAACTTCTTCCACATGTTCCTGGAGGGGCCGCACTTCGTGTTTGGTGGGGCGCGGCAGTTGGCCCCGAACGGGATGGATGGCATGGGCACGTCGCTCACGCTGGCCAGCCCCTTTGTTTTCGTGGCGTTGGCGGCGCGGGGAGAGCGCCTGTTCCGCGTCGGGGCCTGGAGTGTGGTGCTGCTGGCCCTCACCCACATGCTTTTCTATTACAACAATGGGTGGGTGCAGACGAACGCGCAGCGCTTCACGTTGGACTTCCTGCCGGTGCTTTGGGTGTTGGTGGCTTTGGGCACCCGGCATCTGGAGGCACGGGTCTGGAAGGGGCTGGTGGCGTGGTCCATTGGACTCAATGTCTTCGCCCTCGCGCTGATGCCGGTGCTCATGAGGTCCCTGCACCGATTGTGA
- a CDS encoding aldehyde dehydrogenase family protein gives MTLLTVDNPYTGDVACSVPLADEATVNTVLDQARAAARVARAASVAERKAWCERMVASMEAQADTIARDISRMMGKPLAQARNEVGGMAERARHMMSIAEASLADIVLPPKTGFERRIVKEPLGVVLDLPAWNYPLLTAVNVVVPAVLAGNAVVVKHSPRSPLCGEHFARAFSAAGAPANLVQALHCDHPTSERMVGDARVDHVVFTGSVYGGQRLSQAGAGRFRHMGLELGGNDPAYVAPDCDFGKTVENVVDGALYNAGQSCCAVERVYVHRSLYNRFTEACEALVRGYVLGDPMNAQTTLGPIAQPNHPVELELLVEDARAKGARVVVGGKRTQVDGKGRFFEATLLTGLDDSMRLMQQESFGPLLPLCPVDSDEEALAKMNRSELGLTASVWTQDRERAARFAAQLEYGTVYMNRCDSVDPALPWIGVKNSGRGHSLSALGFDALTRPKSLHFRLSF, from the coding sequence ATGACTCTTCTGACCGTCGACAATCCGTACACTGGCGACGTCGCCTGCTCCGTTCCCCTGGCGGACGAGGCCACCGTCAACACCGTGCTCGACCAGGCCCGCGCCGCCGCCCGGGTGGCGCGCGCGGCCTCCGTGGCCGAGCGCAAAGCCTGGTGCGAGCGCATGGTGGCCTCCATGGAAGCCCAGGCGGACACCATCGCCAGGGACATCTCCCGGATGATGGGCAAGCCGCTGGCCCAGGCACGCAACGAGGTGGGAGGAATGGCCGAGCGCGCCCGCCATATGATGTCCATCGCGGAAGCCTCCCTGGCGGACATCGTGCTGCCTCCCAAGACGGGCTTCGAGCGGCGAATCGTCAAGGAGCCCCTGGGCGTCGTCCTGGACCTGCCCGCGTGGAACTACCCGCTGCTCACCGCGGTGAACGTGGTGGTCCCCGCGGTGCTCGCGGGCAACGCTGTGGTGGTGAAGCACTCCCCCCGCTCGCCCTTGTGTGGCGAGCACTTCGCCCGCGCCTTCTCCGCGGCCGGTGCGCCCGCGAACCTCGTTCAGGCCTTGCACTGCGACCACCCCACCAGCGAGCGCATGGTGGGGGACGCCCGCGTGGACCATGTGGTATTCACGGGCTCGGTGTACGGCGGGCAACGGCTGTCACAGGCAGGCGCCGGACGCTTCCGCCACATGGGGCTGGAGCTGGGAGGCAATGACCCGGCCTACGTGGCGCCGGACTGCGACTTCGGCAAGACGGTGGAGAACGTGGTGGACGGCGCCCTCTACAATGCCGGTCAGAGCTGCTGCGCCGTGGAGCGCGTCTACGTGCACCGCTCGCTGTACAACCGCTTCACCGAGGCGTGCGAAGCGCTCGTGCGCGGCTACGTGCTCGGCGATCCCATGAACGCTCAGACCACGCTGGGCCCCATCGCCCAGCCCAACCACCCGGTCGAGCTGGAGCTCCTGGTGGAGGATGCCCGCGCCAAGGGGGCGCGCGTGGTGGTGGGAGGCAAACGAACCCAGGTGGACGGCAAGGGCCGCTTCTTCGAGGCCACGCTCCTCACGGGCCTGGACGATTCGATGCGGCTGATGCAGCAAGAATCCTTTGGACCGCTGCTGCCCCTGTGCCCGGTGGACTCGGACGAGGAAGCGCTCGCGAAGATGAACCGCTCGGAGCTGGGCCTGACCGCGAGCGTCTGGACGCAGGACCGGGAGCGCGCCGCCCGCTTCGCTGCCCAACTGGAGTACGGCACGGTCTACATGAACCGCTGCGACTCGGTGGACCCGGCGCTGCCTTGGATTGGCGTGAAGAACTCGGGGCGAGGCCACAGCCTGAGCGCACTGGGCTTCGACGCGCTCACCCGCCCGAAGTCCCTCCACTTCCGGCTGTCGTTCTAA
- a CDS encoding L-serine ammonia-lyase, with protein sequence MAVSVFDLFKIGIGPSSSHTVGPMRAARMFALRLQEEGKLDRLARLKVELFGSLGATGKGHGSDKAVVLGLMGETPEHVDVESLPARIARWRTEGRVAVLGQREVAFRDGEQLVLHRRRALPFHPNGMRFSAGDAAGTELSVRTYYSVGGGFVVNEEAAQGQSPVREDDTPQRFPFHSATELLEHCERERLSISAVMLENEKAWRPEADIRAGLLRIWDVMQACVKRGCETPGILPGGLKVERRASKLYQRLLSRPEAGLTNPLTVLDWVNLYALAVNEENAAGGRVVTAPTNGAAGIIPALLHYYWRFVPGADEAGVVRFLLTAGAIGVLYKENASISGAEVGCQGEVGSACSMAAGALTEVLGGSPRQVENAAEIAMEHNLGLTCDPIGGLVQVPCIERNAMASVKAINAARMALSGDGTHFVSLDKVIKTMRDTGRDMKDKYKETARGGLAVNVLEVSNLSVGLPEC encoded by the coding sequence ATGGCCGTCAGCGTCTTCGACCTCTTCAAGATCGGCATCGGTCCCTCCAGTTCGCACACGGTGGGGCCCATGCGTGCCGCACGGATGTTCGCGTTGCGCCTCCAGGAAGAAGGGAAGCTCGATCGCCTGGCGCGGCTCAAGGTCGAGCTGTTCGGCTCTCTGGGCGCCACCGGTAAGGGCCACGGCAGCGACAAGGCGGTGGTGCTCGGCCTGATGGGAGAGACCCCAGAGCACGTCGACGTGGAGAGCCTGCCGGCCCGCATCGCCCGGTGGCGGACCGAGGGGCGCGTCGCGGTCCTCGGCCAGCGGGAAGTGGCCTTCCGCGACGGAGAACAGCTGGTGCTGCACCGCCGCCGCGCCCTGCCCTTCCACCCCAATGGCATGCGCTTCTCCGCCGGGGATGCCGCCGGCACGGAGCTGTCCGTGCGCACCTACTACTCGGTGGGCGGCGGCTTCGTGGTGAACGAGGAGGCCGCGCAAGGCCAGTCTCCCGTGCGCGAAGACGATACCCCCCAGCGCTTCCCCTTCCATTCCGCGACAGAGCTGCTGGAGCACTGTGAACGCGAGCGGCTGTCCATCAGCGCCGTGATGCTCGAGAACGAGAAGGCCTGGCGTCCGGAGGCAGACATCCGCGCGGGCCTGCTCCGCATCTGGGACGTGATGCAGGCCTGCGTGAAGCGGGGCTGCGAGACGCCGGGCATCTTGCCCGGGGGACTCAAGGTGGAGCGCCGCGCCTCGAAGCTCTACCAGCGCTTGCTGAGCCGGCCCGAGGCAGGACTCACCAACCCGCTGACCGTGCTCGACTGGGTGAACCTCTACGCGCTGGCGGTGAATGAAGAGAACGCCGCTGGCGGGCGGGTGGTGACGGCGCCGACCAACGGGGCCGCGGGCATCATCCCCGCCCTGCTGCACTATTACTGGCGCTTCGTCCCGGGCGCGGACGAGGCCGGCGTCGTCCGGTTCCTGCTCACCGCGGGCGCCATTGGCGTCCTCTATAAGGAGAATGCCTCCATCAGTGGCGCCGAGGTGGGCTGTCAGGGCGAGGTTGGCAGCGCGTGCTCCATGGCGGCGGGGGCGCTGACCGAGGTCCTCGGGGGCTCGCCACGCCAGGTGGAGAACGCGGCGGAGATCGCCATGGAGCACAACCTGGGGCTCACGTGCGATCCCATTGGAGGGCTCGTTCAGGTGCCCTGCATCGAGCGCAACGCCATGGCCTCGGTGAAGGCCATCAACGCCGCGCGCATGGCCCTCTCGGGCGACGGCACCCACTTCGTGAGCCTCGACAAGGTCATCAAGACCATGCGCGACACGGGCCGCGACATGAAAGACAAATACAAGGAGACGGCGCGCGGGGGGCTCGCGGTCAACGTGCTCGAGGTGTCCAACCTCAGTGTAGGCCTTCCGGAGTGTTGA
- a CDS encoding archaeosortase/exosortase family protein, giving the protein MGRSFLILGLQVLAGWSSWVWYAQRMRDGSDEPWGLLALLAMGLVLPRGARHPLEQRDLVRLAAVNTALVLTSPWMPPLLRAAGCVLSVTALVSRMTTGRGFHLGTWLLALLSLPVLSSVQFYLGYPLRLLAATLAAPLLNLLGVPAAREGLSLRIGSQAILVDAPCSGARMLWVGLFLAVTLACLLRLGPGRTLWACGLAVGAILLGNALRVCALTLVEGGHLAGPPWLHDGVGVTSFIPVCLSIAAICLWQRACQQTREARA; this is encoded by the coding sequence ATGGGACGCTCCTTCCTCATCCTGGGACTGCAAGTCCTCGCCGGCTGGAGCTCATGGGTCTGGTACGCCCAGCGCATGAGGGATGGCTCGGATGAGCCCTGGGGCCTCCTGGCCCTGCTGGCGATGGGGCTGGTGCTTCCCCGGGGAGCGCGCCACCCGCTGGAGCAGAGGGATCTCGTGAGGCTCGCGGCTGTCAACACCGCGCTCGTCCTGACCTCGCCCTGGATGCCCCCGTTGCTCCGGGCGGCGGGCTGCGTGCTGAGTGTCACCGCCCTCGTCTCCCGCATGACCACCGGGCGCGGCTTCCACCTGGGAACGTGGCTGCTCGCGCTCCTGTCCCTGCCGGTACTCTCCTCGGTGCAGTTCTACCTGGGCTATCCCCTGCGGCTCCTCGCCGCCACGCTGGCCGCCCCCCTGCTGAACCTGCTGGGAGTGCCCGCGGCGCGGGAGGGCCTCAGCCTGCGCATCGGCTCCCAGGCCATCCTGGTGGACGCGCCGTGCAGCGGGGCCCGGATGCTCTGGGTGGGCCTGTTCCTCGCGGTCACCCTGGCGTGCCTGCTGCGGCTCGGACCGGGGCGGACCCTGTGGGCCTGTGGGTTGGCCGTGGGCGCCATCCTCTTGGGCAATGCCTTGCGCGTCTGCGCGCTCACGCTCGTGGAAGGAGGACACCTCGCGGGGCCTCCCTGGCTCCACGACGGGGTGGGGGTGACGTCCTTCATTCCCGTGTGTCTGTCCATCGCCGCCATCTGCCTGTGGCAGCGCGCCTGTCAGCAGACGAGGGAAGCCCGCGCATGA
- a CDS encoding VIT domain-containing protein, producing MNESQSGATAVRSTPWTWVVSVFAWLFGVLLPAVTLFIELDTRMCSQEFFDPLPHPIQVLLVACVPLANALGLIASRQRLVPVLPAAVFLNGVALTISLLYALVFLPLLPLSLLAILFMGLGLLPLAPLMSFITALIVRRRLRQAAPSGTRMAKPWLGMGIGAAALVAASVPTLVTRVGLQYAVNGTPEAQRLGLKWLRWMGSEELLRGACYIPIGRNSMLPFTESISTAEARTVYYRVTGQTFNALPKPEHLRDGGFFRWGDDDEQGGLLVGGRVPGLSLASSELKGSVDGDAALAYLEWTMSFATTAEGQSEARTQVVLPPGAVVSRVTLFIDGQEREAAFAATGKVREAYEKVVQTRRDPLLVTQQGPDRVQVQCFPVVKGPPMKIKLGFTVPLVPRDEGRAAALLLPSLAERNFHIEKGLRHVVRVESRRPLLAPPSGSLEHRPDGVSEWLTALDDEALSPPQAVLTVQRKGASATAWTEDMLDAREYLVRQEFRQTPVALPARVILVVDGSGNMREALPEIAQALSFFPRGSELSILASLDEVEELLPPGKVDEAALQRAAERVRQLPVVGGQDADPALSRAWSQRAAEGRTLVVWIHGPQPLPPFTQWEGPPAWMTSPAPWELLDVTVGQGPNPLAEKLSTHVPFRTVPRLGPLGQDLRELFTSWGSTAPGFHRERVPVAGGELPPDAWKTSSHLVRLWAHDEVTRLTSNASPEAQEQARDWATRHQLVTALTGAVVLERMQQYDEAGLRPVEPGTVPTVPEPETWMLLAVACALVAVFRWHRVG from the coding sequence GTGAACGAGTCCCAGTCTGGCGCGACGGCGGTCCGAAGTACGCCGTGGACGTGGGTGGTGTCTGTCTTCGCCTGGCTGTTCGGTGTGCTCCTGCCCGCGGTGACGCTCTTCATCGAGCTGGACACGCGGATGTGCAGCCAGGAGTTCTTCGATCCCCTGCCCCATCCCATCCAGGTGCTGCTCGTGGCGTGCGTGCCCCTGGCCAACGCGCTGGGGCTGATCGCCTCACGCCAGCGCCTCGTCCCCGTGCTTCCCGCAGCGGTGTTCCTCAACGGCGTGGCGCTCACCATCAGCCTGCTCTACGCCCTCGTCTTCCTGCCGCTGCTGCCCCTGTCGTTGCTGGCCATCCTCTTCATGGGGCTGGGCCTCCTGCCCCTGGCGCCCCTGATGTCCTTCATCACGGCCCTGATCGTCCGGAGACGGCTGCGCCAGGCCGCTCCCTCCGGCACCCGCATGGCCAAACCTTGGCTGGGTATGGGAATTGGCGCGGCGGCCCTGGTGGCTGCCTCGGTTCCCACGCTGGTGACGCGGGTGGGCCTGCAATACGCCGTGAATGGAACCCCCGAGGCACAGCGCCTGGGGCTGAAGTGGCTGCGGTGGATGGGAAGCGAAGAGCTGCTGCGGGGCGCGTGCTACATCCCCATCGGGCGCAACAGCATGCTGCCCTTCACCGAGTCCATCAGCACGGCCGAGGCAAGGACCGTCTACTACCGGGTGACGGGGCAGACCTTCAACGCACTCCCCAAACCCGAACACCTCCGCGATGGAGGGTTTTTCCGCTGGGGCGACGACGATGAACAGGGCGGCCTGCTCGTGGGAGGCCGCGTGCCAGGGCTCTCCCTGGCCAGCTCGGAGCTGAAGGGCTCGGTGGACGGGGACGCGGCCCTCGCCTACCTGGAGTGGACGATGAGCTTCGCCACCACCGCCGAGGGCCAGTCCGAGGCCCGCACGCAGGTGGTCCTCCCCCCGGGCGCCGTGGTGTCCCGGGTGACGCTGTTCATCGATGGGCAGGAGCGGGAGGCCGCCTTCGCCGCCACCGGCAAGGTCCGGGAAGCCTACGAGAAGGTCGTCCAGACCCGGAGAGACCCACTGCTTGTCACCCAGCAAGGCCCGGACCGGGTCCAGGTGCAGTGCTTCCCGGTGGTGAAGGGCCCTCCGATGAAGATCAAACTCGGATTCACCGTGCCGCTGGTCCCCCGAGACGAAGGCCGGGCCGCCGCGCTCCTGCTGCCCTCCCTGGCCGAGCGCAACTTCCACATCGAAAAAGGGCTCCGTCACGTGGTGCGGGTCGAGTCCCGGCGCCCGCTCCTCGCGCCCCCCAGTGGCAGCCTGGAGCACCGCCCGGACGGGGTGAGCGAGTGGCTCACCGCCCTGGACGACGAGGCGCTGAGCCCTCCCCAAGCCGTGCTCACCGTCCAGAGGAAGGGGGCCTCGGCCACTGCCTGGACAGAAGACATGCTCGACGCGCGGGAGTACCTCGTGCGCCAGGAGTTCCGCCAGACGCCGGTGGCACTGCCCGCGCGGGTCATCCTCGTGGTGGACGGCTCCGGGAACATGCGGGAGGCACTGCCAGAGATCGCCCAGGCCCTGAGCTTCTTCCCGCGGGGCAGCGAGCTGTCCATTCTGGCCTCGCTGGATGAGGTCGAAGAGCTCTTACCCCCGGGCAAGGTGGATGAGGCCGCGCTCCAGCGCGCGGCGGAGCGGGTGCGGCAACTGCCCGTCGTGGGCGGACAGGACGCCGACCCGGCGCTGTCCCGAGCCTGGTCGCAGCGGGCCGCGGAGGGGCGTACCCTCGTGGTGTGGATCCACGGCCCCCAGCCGCTGCCGCCTTTCACGCAATGGGAGGGCCCCCCCGCGTGGATGACATCTCCAGCCCCTTGGGAGCTGCTCGACGTGACGGTGGGCCAGGGACCCAACCCGCTGGCCGAGAAGCTGTCAACGCATGTGCCCTTCCGCACCGTCCCCCGGCTGGGCCCGCTGGGACAGGATCTGAGAGAGCTGTTCACCTCCTGGGGTAGCACGGCGCCCGGGTTCCACCGCGAGCGCGTCCCCGTGGCGGGAGGGGAACTGCCCCCCGATGCCTGGAAGACCTCCTCCCATCTGGTGCGCCTGTGGGCCCACGATGAGGTGACGCGGCTGACGTCCAACGCCTCACCGGAGGCACAGGAGCAGGCGCGAGATTGGGCCACCCGCCACCAGCTCGTCACCGCGCTGACGGGCGCGGTCGTCCTGGAGCGCATGCAGCAATACGACGAGGCGGGCTTGAGGCCGGTGGAGCCGGGCACCGTGCCCACGGTCCCCGAGCCCGAGACCTGGATGCTCCTGGCCGTGGCCTGCGCCCTCGTGGCTGTGTTCCGTTGGCACCGGGTGGGCTGA
- a CDS encoding rod shape-determining protein has protein sequence MFDWLHTLFSRDLAIDLGTANTLIYIRGQGIVSNEPSVVAVQQDARGGKKVLAVGKEAKEMLGRTPGNIVAIRPMKDGVIADFEITAAMLRYFIQSAHNRKTLVNPRIIIGIPSGITEVERRAVREAAANAGAREVYLIEQPMAAAIGAGLPVTEPSGNMIVDIGGGTSDVAVISLAGIVFAKSVRIGGDKLDEAIIQYVKRKYNLLIGERTAEAIKMGIGTAYPTDEVMTMEIKGRDLVAGVPRTLTVSSDEVRDALAEPVNGIVEAVKLTLERTPPELAGDIADRGIVLAGGGALLKNLDTLLREETGLPVFLAEDPLSAVVIGAGKALESLDILRQVCQPG, from the coding sequence ATGTTCGACTGGCTTCACACACTCTTCTCGCGTGACCTGGCAATCGACCTGGGCACGGCGAATACGCTCATCTACATCCGCGGCCAGGGCATCGTGTCCAACGAGCCCTCCGTGGTGGCCGTGCAGCAGGACGCACGGGGAGGCAAGAAGGTCCTTGCCGTGGGCAAGGAGGCCAAGGAAATGCTCGGGAGAACCCCGGGCAACATCGTGGCCATCCGTCCCATGAAGGATGGAGTCATCGCGGACTTCGAAATCACCGCCGCGATGCTGCGCTACTTCATCCAGAGCGCGCACAACCGCAAGACGCTCGTCAACCCACGCATCATCATCGGCATCCCCTCGGGCATCACCGAGGTGGAGCGGCGCGCGGTGCGCGAGGCCGCGGCCAACGCGGGCGCCCGCGAGGTGTACCTCATCGAGCAGCCCATGGCGGCGGCCATCGGCGCCGGTCTGCCGGTGACGGAGCCCAGCGGCAACATGATTGTCGACATCGGCGGCGGCACGTCCGACGTGGCGGTCATCAGCCTGGCCGGCATCGTGTTCGCCAAGAGCGTGCGCATCGGCGGCGACAAGCTGGACGAGGCGATCATCCAGTACGTCAAGCGCAAGTACAACCTGCTCATCGGTGAGCGGACGGCCGAGGCCATCAAGATGGGCATCGGCACCGCGTACCCGACCGATGAGGTCATGACCATGGAGATCAAGGGCCGTGACCTGGTGGCCGGCGTGCCGCGCACGCTGACGGTGAGCAGCGACGAGGTGCGGGACGCGCTGGCCGAGCCCGTCAACGGCATCGTCGAGGCGGTGAAGTTGACGCTGGAGCGCACGCCGCCCGAGCTGGCCGGAGACATCGCCGACCGCGGCATCGTGCTGGCCGGCGGTGGCGCGCTGCTGAAGAACCTGGACACCCTGCTGCGCGAGGAGACGGGCCTGCCGGTGTTCCTGGCGGAGGACCCGCTGTCGGCGGTGGTGATTGGGGCTGGCAAGGCGCTGGAGTCCTTGGACATCCTGCGCCAGGTCTGCCAGCCGGGCTGA
- a CDS encoding putative ABC transporter permease, translated as MLARFLLYGCAGWVMEVCFTGLSAALFQKDTHGTAKTYLWMHPIYGATAVGLEVLHDRLRFLPRPLRALAYTSVIFGAEFATGWLLRRALGRCPWDYTQVGWNVKGLIRLDYFPYWYGAALAFEPVREALLGVTSEALRQTPEFRHAVRAGKVLPPPHAGPTAVEAGATAATFQGAKAAERDGEDEQVPLGAEALPSPVR; from the coding sequence GTGCTAGCCAGATTCCTTCTCTACGGGTGTGCGGGTTGGGTGATGGAGGTGTGCTTCACGGGACTGAGTGCGGCGCTCTTCCAGAAGGACACACATGGGACGGCAAAGACGTACCTTTGGATGCACCCCATCTATGGGGCCACGGCGGTGGGGCTGGAGGTGCTCCACGACCGGCTGCGCTTCCTGCCCCGGCCACTGAGGGCCCTGGCCTACACCAGCGTCATTTTCGGGGCGGAGTTCGCCACGGGGTGGCTGCTGCGCCGGGCGCTCGGCCGTTGCCCGTGGGACTACACGCAGGTGGGCTGGAACGTGAAGGGGCTCATCCGGCTGGATTATTTCCCCTACTGGTACGGGGCGGCGCTGGCTTTCGAGCCGGTGCGGGAAGCGCTGCTGGGCGTCACCAGCGAGGCCCTGCGCCAGACGCCCGAGTTCCGCCATGCGGTCCGGGCCGGCAAAGTGCTCCCGCCCCCCCATGCCGGGCCCACGGCGGTGGAAGCCGGGGCCACGGCGGCCACGTTCCAGGGGGCCAAGGCGGCGGAGCGCGACGGAGAGGACGAGCAGGTGCCGCTGGGGGCCGAGGCCTTGCCCTCCCCGGTGCGGTGA
- a CDS encoding glycosyltransferase family 2 protein yields the protein MLVSLVIPVYNELPTLAELLRRCIAVDFPKELVLVDDCSRDGSRELLQELKEKGLEVLGGTPRNRNEVRVLFQPHNQGKGAALRRGFSEATGGIIIVQDADLEYDPRDIPKVIQPILDGEADVVYGSRFTGTPRRVLYFWHTVMNNLLTTLSNMATGLNLTDMETCYKAFRAEVLKSIRVEEERFGFEPEVTAKISRGHWRVYEVPISYHGRTYEEGKKIGWKDGVRALYVIAKYTVTR from the coding sequence ATGCTCGTCTCGCTCGTCATCCCGGTCTACAACGAACTGCCCACCCTGGCGGAGCTGCTCCGGCGCTGCATCGCCGTGGACTTCCCCAAGGAGCTGGTGCTCGTGGATGACTGCTCCCGGGATGGCAGCCGGGAGCTGCTTCAGGAGTTGAAGGAGAAGGGGCTGGAGGTGTTGGGCGGCACGCCGCGCAACCGCAACGAGGTGCGCGTGCTCTTCCAGCCGCACAACCAGGGCAAGGGCGCGGCCCTGCGGCGCGGCTTCTCCGAGGCCACCGGGGGCATCATCATCGTCCAGGACGCGGACCTCGAATATGACCCCCGGGACATCCCCAAGGTCATCCAGCCCATCCTCGATGGCGAGGCGGATGTCGTCTACGGCAGCCGCTTCACCGGCACCCCGCGCCGAGTGCTCTACTTCTGGCACACGGTGATGAACAACCTGCTCACCACGCTCTCCAACATGGCCACGGGCCTGAACCTCACGGACATGGAGACCTGCTACAAGGCCTTCCGCGCCGAGGTGCTGAAATCCATCCGGGTGGAGGAAGAGCGGTTCGGCTTCGAGCCCGAAGTCACCGCGAAAATCTCCCGCGGCCACTGGCGCGTGTACGAGGTACCCATCAGCTACCACGGCCGCACCTACGAGGAGGGCAAGAAGATTGGCTGGAAGGACGGGGTGCGCGCACTCTACGTCATCGCCAAGTACACGGTGACGCGCTAG